Proteins encoded together in one Orrella marina window:
- a CDS encoding phage integrase central domain-containing protein, which produces MFQRPPHRLAAATRWEQVWRRLELDAFPALGSIPADALTAAHVRDCVKAIEARGAIKAGGYCNDDRNHGDY; this is translated from the coding sequence ATCTTCCAGCGACCGCCACACCGCCTTGCGGCAGCTACAAGATGGGAGCAGGTATGGCGCAGACTCGAGCTAGACGCATTTCCGGCACTTGGCAGCATCCCGGCAGATGCTCTCACAGCGGCCCATGTGCGGGATTGCGTTAAAGCCATCGAGGCACGGGGGGCGATCAAGGCGGGAGGATACTGCAATGATGACCGAAACCATGGCGACTATTGA
- a CDS encoding HepT-like ribonuclease domain-containing protein — protein sequence MAKASNNIQRVDPVDPAFAAQHYHIPWRVLYTMCNRLSHGYDKVDMEIV from the coding sequence TTGGCGAAGGCATCGAACAACATACAGCGCGTTGACCCAGTTGACCCAGCGTTCGCCGCGCAACACTACCATATTCCTTGGCGGGTCCTGTACACCATGTGCAATCGCCTCTCGCATGGCTACGACAAGGTGGACATGGAAATCGTCTGA
- a CDS encoding HepT-like ribonuclease domain-containing protein: protein MSRAMRVSDHLSHILKAVERIDRYTADMDEVAFLNSELVQDAVIRNIEIIGEGIEQHTAR from the coding sequence ATGTCCAGGGCGATGCGCGTCTCGGACCACCTCAGTCACATCCTCAAGGCCGTCGAGCGTATCGACCGCTATACGGCAGACATGGACGAGGTGGCATTCCTGAACAGCGAGCTTGTCCAGGACGCAGTGATCCGCAACATCGAGATCATTGGCGAAGGCATCGAACAACATACAGCGCGTTGA
- a CDS encoding addiction module antidote protein produces MKKTQTRPWDSAFHLRTEEEIAAYLDAALEEAGDDPKFIAHALGVIARAHGMSQLAKESGIKRESLYRALSGEGNPEFATIWKVIRALGIRLHAQPA; encoded by the coding sequence ATGAAAAAAACACAGACCCGGCCCTGGGATTCTGCCTTTCACCTTCGCACCGAAGAAGAAATTGCCGCCTATCTTGATGCCGCACTTGAGGAGGCTGGCGACGATCCGAAGTTCATTGCCCATGCGCTCGGGGTCATCGCCCGTGCGCACGGGATGAGCCAGCTTGCGAAGGAAAGCGGAATTAAGCGGGAGAGTCTTTACCGTGCTCTCTCGGGAGAAGGAAACCCTGAGTTTGCAACCATCTGGAAAGTGATTAGAGCCTTGGGTATTCGCTTGCACGCTCAGCCTGCTTGA
- the yaaA gene encoding peroxide stress protein YaaA — MLFLLSPAKKLDYDSPLATSLHSDPLFVDESKGLIEVLKAKSADEVAGLMSLSQSLAEMNVERYQQWTPRFSLHNARPAALAFNGDVYEGLQASDLSDKDLQWAQEHVAILSGLYGVLRPLDLMQPYRLEMGTRLENSKGKNLYEYWKDVVSPYLNSRLAKEKDPVIINLASDEYFKVVDLKTLNARVIQCVFQDQKAGQWKIISFYAKRARGLMARYAIKHRVNRPEQLQSFDSEGYVFAPDLSSQDKLVFRRPENWESQS; from the coding sequence ATGCTCTTTTTGCTCTCACCTGCAAAGAAACTTGACTATGACTCGCCACTGGCGACTAGCCTGCATTCCGATCCGTTGTTCGTCGATGAGTCCAAAGGATTGATTGAGGTCCTTAAAGCAAAATCCGCTGACGAGGTTGCCGGTCTCATGTCACTAAGCCAGTCCCTGGCGGAAATGAATGTCGAGCGCTATCAGCAGTGGACACCAAGGTTTTCCTTGCACAATGCAAGGCCGGCTGCTCTTGCCTTTAACGGTGATGTGTACGAGGGTCTTCAGGCCAGTGACCTGTCTGACAAAGATTTGCAATGGGCGCAGGAACATGTGGCGATACTGAGTGGTCTTTACGGCGTGCTGAGACCGTTGGATCTGATGCAGCCATATCGGCTTGAGATGGGCACACGTCTTGAAAACTCAAAGGGCAAGAATCTTTATGAGTACTGGAAGGACGTGGTTTCTCCGTATTTGAACAGCCGTCTTGCGAAAGAGAAAGATCCTGTCATCATTAATCTGGCCTCTGACGAGTACTTCAAGGTGGTCGATCTCAAGACACTCAATGCCCGTGTCATCCAGTGTGTTTTCCAGGACCAGAAAGCAGGGCAGTGGAAGATCATTAGCTTCTACGCAAAGAGAGCGCGTGGACTGATGGCGCGATATGCCATCAAGCATCGCGTTAACAGACCAGAGCAACTGCAAAGCTTTGACAGTGAGGGGTATGTTTTCGCTCCGGATCTTTCCTCGCAAGACAAGTTGGTATTTCGTCGACCAGAAAATTGGGAGTCCCAGTCATGA
- a CDS encoding acetoacetate decarboxylase, whose protein sequence is MKIADIRANAYSMPFANPSYPKGPYKFINREFFIISYRTDPDALRAVVPEPLRIEEPIVNYEFIRMPDSSGFGDYTETGQVIAVVDEQGRKGGYTHMMYLDDEAPIAGGRELWGFPKKLANPTLRVESDTLIGTLDYGPIRVATGTMGYKYEELDAAAQQKAMSESPNYLLKIIPHVDGSPRICELVRFYLQDVKVKGAWTGPVQLELFKHALAPVADLPVLEIIGAKHLVCDLTLGLGEVAYDYLKA, encoded by the coding sequence TTGAAAATCGCTGACATTCGCGCCAATGCGTATTCGATGCCATTCGCCAACCCTTCGTACCCGAAAGGTCCCTACAAGTTCATCAATCGCGAGTTCTTCATTATTTCTTATCGCACCGATCCGGACGCGTTGCGTGCCGTGGTGCCTGAACCGCTGCGCATTGAAGAGCCGATTGTGAACTATGAGTTCATCCGTATGCCGGACTCATCAGGTTTTGGAGACTACACCGAAACCGGACAAGTGATTGCCGTCGTTGACGAACAGGGTCGCAAAGGCGGATATACACACATGATGTACCTCGATGATGAGGCACCGATTGCTGGTGGACGCGAGCTGTGGGGCTTCCCCAAAAAGCTGGCAAACCCAACTTTGCGAGTAGAGTCTGACACACTCATCGGCACACTTGATTACGGTCCTATCCGGGTCGCAACGGGGACCATGGGTTACAAGTACGAGGAGCTCGACGCTGCTGCGCAGCAAAAAGCAATGTCAGAGAGTCCGAACTATCTGCTCAAGATCATTCCGCACGTTGACGGTTCGCCCCGGATTTGCGAACTGGTCCGGTTCTACCTGCAAGACGTGAAGGTCAAAGGCGCCTGGACAGGTCCGGTGCAACTTGAGCTCTTCAAGCATGCGCTTGCCCCCGTCGCAGACCTCCCAGTGCTGGAGATTATCGGGGCCAAGCACCTTGTTTGTGACCTTACTCTGGGGCTTGGGGAGGTGGCGTACGACTATCTGAAGGCGTAA
- a CDS encoding FUSC family protein, with protein MTESRLSRLQRFIYSHHFVSGARRGSGVILAFVVASALLGNPNAGMIAALGALCVGIIDQPGPLSQRIREMTGGLFLGVLAVSLTGFASSHPFLLLISVVGQTFAFSMFAVFGKRGAIIGLGCLIVTVTTMHTPLTPDEVLEHTLITLGGGLFYLLFSSLASLPLSVREEEQALSVALFATANYVYARGEMYDPGTDIDEAYRKLLASQAVMSDQHQSARDMIMRRLSKEALVESPRKIMIWNIYIDMVNMLEMLVATHTDYTLLHRKLGESDTIIFMRDALLKMSSELERIAQAVTREKRVHRRNSVKAELRALEYELEQMKRSGFQKEEAQTYAICVQVLRRLRNSNRLIEHMLAQTSMPRDEKPLNIDQLETSLVEFLSRQSFRPGLLTSNLRKDSPTFRFSLRVSLGVAIALMLGIVFPQLGPHGYWIVLTVIIIMKPAFALTKQRNTARLTGTLLGCVIAFVVFFLTDDTRTLILIMVASIIIGFSFTIINYLVASVFMTVTLLIALHFLLPSSYDLVAERALDTVLGSIIAFACSYFLPWWEANSLPSLARAAIRANQEYLRSAIRLLELPGDDPGRDRYQQYGLPLARKNALVAFSNFAQAFYRMMGEPASQQRCVSEFNNLLIQSHIMAAQISTLITASSLPGTEVAPLVDSLKQIDAALENRALEQISQSLLNRSAETEPADWYFPLGQLQRAVQNIIRESMAIRAEPANA; from the coding sequence ATGACCGAGTCCCGACTTTCTCGCCTGCAACGTTTCATCTACAGCCACCACTTTGTCAGTGGGGCCAGACGTGGCTCGGGAGTCATCCTTGCATTCGTCGTAGCGAGCGCACTTCTCGGCAATCCAAACGCAGGCATGATTGCCGCACTCGGCGCACTTTGCGTCGGCATCATCGATCAGCCCGGACCCTTGTCGCAACGCATCAGGGAAATGACGGGTGGACTCTTTCTGGGCGTTCTTGCCGTCAGTCTGACCGGCTTCGCATCCAGCCATCCCTTTTTGCTACTGATATCGGTTGTCGGTCAGACCTTCGCTTTCTCAATGTTTGCGGTATTTGGCAAACGCGGTGCGATCATCGGACTTGGCTGTCTCATCGTAACGGTAACGACCATGCATACGCCGCTCACACCTGACGAGGTGCTTGAGCACACACTCATCACCCTGGGAGGAGGGCTGTTCTATCTCTTGTTCAGTTCCCTGGCAAGTCTCCCACTGTCAGTACGTGAAGAAGAGCAGGCTCTGTCAGTAGCGCTCTTTGCAACTGCCAACTACGTCTATGCTCGCGGGGAGATGTACGACCCGGGCACTGATATCGATGAAGCCTATCGCAAACTGCTAGCCAGCCAGGCGGTCATGAGCGACCAGCACCAGTCTGCCCGTGACATGATCATGCGGCGATTGTCTAAAGAGGCACTGGTCGAGTCTCCTCGAAAGATCATGATATGGAACATCTACATCGACATGGTGAACATGCTCGAGATGCTGGTGGCGACTCATACTGACTACACACTGCTGCACAGAAAACTCGGTGAGTCCGACACCATCATTTTCATGCGCGATGCACTCCTGAAAATGTCATCCGAGCTTGAACGTATCGCCCAGGCCGTCACCCGTGAAAAACGGGTTCATCGCCGCAATAGCGTCAAGGCAGAATTACGAGCGCTTGAGTACGAACTTGAACAGATGAAACGTAGTGGTTTTCAGAAGGAAGAAGCACAGACGTATGCCATTTGCGTTCAAGTCCTGCGCAGGCTGCGAAACTCCAATCGCCTGATCGAACACATGCTGGCACAAACCAGCATGCCACGCGATGAGAAGCCGCTTAACATTGATCAACTTGAAACATCCCTGGTCGAATTTCTGTCACGACAGTCGTTCCGGCCAGGTCTGCTCACGAGCAATCTTCGCAAAGACTCACCCACCTTCAGGTTTTCGCTCAGGGTCAGCCTGGGGGTTGCAATCGCACTGATGCTAGGCATTGTCTTTCCACAACTCGGACCACACGGTTACTGGATCGTGTTGACCGTGATCATCATCATGAAACCTGCGTTTGCACTGACCAAGCAGCGCAACACCGCACGACTGACTGGCACACTGCTCGGCTGCGTGATCGCTTTCGTAGTTTTCTTTCTGACCGATGACACCCGGACCCTGATCCTGATCATGGTCGCCTCCATCATCATCGGATTCAGCTTCACGATCATCAACTACCTGGTCGCGTCTGTTTTTATGACGGTCACCCTGCTGATCGCCCTGCACTTCCTGTTACCCTCGTCTTATGATCTGGTTGCCGAGCGAGCACTCGATACAGTACTTGGCTCGATCATCGCGTTTGCCTGCAGCTACTTCCTGCCCTGGTGGGAAGCGAATTCCCTGCCTTCGCTTGCCCGTGCAGCCATCCGTGCGAATCAGGAGTATCTGCGCAGCGCGATTCGATTACTTGAGTTGCCTGGTGATGACCCGGGCCGGGATCGTTATCAACAGTACGGCCTGCCACTTGCCAGAAAAAATGCGCTTGTTGCGTTCAGCAATTTCGCACAAGCCTTCTACCGGATGATGGGTGAGCCGGCTTCGCAACAACGCTGTGTATCCGAATTCAACAATCTTCTGATTCAGAGTCACATCATGGCAGCGCAAATCAGTACCTTGATCACGGCTTCCAGTCTTCCCGGCACAGAAGTGGCCCCACTGGTCGACTCGCTTAAACAGATCGACGCCGCGCTCGAGAACCGGGCCCTCGAGCAGATCAGTCAAAGCCTGCTCAACCGTTCAGCAGAAACGGAGCCGGCAGACTGGTACTTCCCTCTTGGTCAGTTGCAGCGTGCTGTACAGAACATCATCCGCGAATCAATGGCAATTCGGGCAGAGCCTGCGAACGCCTGA
- a CDS encoding IS1380 family transposase encodes MNDSIPTQLRFPASAGFTVRAQFDGGALSSDFGAILLRGTDLQTGLISRLAGAIHDKRHPSYISHSMTDLLRQRVFQSACGYADGNDANALRADPMFKLAAGRAPLDADTDLASGPTLSRLENNLTRRDIYRLAKSFVHAFIDSYAQAPALIVLDMDHFEDPTHGQQELAFYNHHYRHHCYMPLFLFEGLSGKLITAILRPGKRPTGRENAAIIARVVRALRQAWPDTHIILRGDGHFSNPELMALCEQDPAMDFIFGLAGNKVLLPLAQPLLERAKSHYQSRCESARHLGLPAPGATRLYDDLSYQAGTWPKAYRVVLKAEVMALGENPRFVVSSLNEPTAELLYRELYCARGQDENYIKAIKNDRASDRTSDHTFLANHMRMFYACAAYVLIHSLRENTLAHTELARAQPGTIILKLFKLAVRVVQYKDRIRLSLPTGCPVKGILERVTELLYQTQRPPAPA; translated from the coding sequence ATGAATGATTCTATCCCAACCCAGCTTCGCTTTCCTGCCAGTGCTGGTTTCACCGTGCGTGCACAGTTTGATGGTGGTGCCCTGTCGAGCGATTTCGGCGCCATCCTGCTTCGGGGTACGGATCTGCAAACCGGGCTGATCTCGCGTCTGGCTGGCGCAATCCATGACAAACGCCATCCGTCGTATATCTCGCATTCCATGACCGATCTGCTGCGCCAGCGCGTGTTCCAGAGCGCATGCGGATATGCCGATGGCAATGACGCCAACGCCTTGCGTGCAGACCCGATGTTCAAGCTCGCCGCGGGCCGTGCACCGCTGGACGCAGACACCGACCTCGCCTCAGGCCCGACGCTGTCACGGCTGGAGAACAATCTGACTCGTCGTGATATCTATCGTCTTGCCAAAAGCTTTGTCCACGCCTTTATCGACAGCTATGCCCAGGCCCCGGCCTTGATCGTGCTCGACATGGATCACTTCGAGGATCCCACTCACGGCCAGCAGGAACTCGCCTTTTACAACCACCATTACCGCCACCACTGCTACATGCCGTTGTTTCTGTTCGAGGGACTCTCGGGCAAGCTGATCACGGCCATCCTGCGCCCGGGCAAGCGCCCCACAGGTCGGGAAAATGCCGCCATCATCGCGCGTGTGGTGCGCGCGCTGCGCCAGGCCTGGCCCGACACCCACATCATCTTGCGCGGTGATGGCCATTTCTCCAACCCGGAACTCATGGCGTTATGTGAGCAGGACCCCGCAATGGACTTCATCTTTGGACTGGCGGGCAACAAGGTGCTGCTACCCCTGGCGCAACCGTTGCTTGAGCGAGCAAAGTCCCATTACCAGTCGCGCTGCGAAAGCGCCCGCCATCTCGGCTTGCCTGCCCCGGGTGCAACCCGCCTGTATGACGACCTGTCCTATCAGGCCGGCACCTGGCCCAAGGCCTATCGGGTCGTGCTCAAGGCTGAGGTGATGGCGCTGGGCGAGAACCCCCGGTTTGTGGTGAGCTCACTGAACGAGCCCACAGCCGAGTTGCTCTATCGCGAGCTGTACTGCGCTCGCGGCCAGGACGAGAACTACATCAAGGCCATCAAGAACGATCGGGCCAGCGATCGCACCTCTGACCACACCTTCCTTGCCAACCACATGCGGATGTTCTATGCCTGTGCAGCGTATGTGCTGATCCACAGCCTGCGTGAGAATACGCTGGCACACACGGAGCTGGCCAGAGCGCAGCCCGGGACCATCATCCTCAAGCTGTTCAAGCTCGCCGTGCGGGTCGTGCAGTACAAAGACCGGATTCGTCTGTCCTTGCCCACAGGGTGTCCGGTGAAAGGGATTCTGGAGCGGGTGACCGAACTGCTCTACCAGACACAGCGGCCACCCGCACCGGCCTGA
- a CDS encoding type II toxin-antitoxin system RelE/ParE family toxin, whose product MGYIFAMYSIRTTECFDDWFMGLRDIRARVRIQTRIDRLEMGNPGDSKSVGGGIVELRINYGPGYRVYYVQRGEVLVVLLCGGDKSSQQNDIARAKEISSALDLE is encoded by the coding sequence ATGGGTTACATTTTCGCTATGTATTCGATTCGCACAACTGAATGCTTCGATGACTGGTTTATGGGGCTGCGTGATATCCGCGCTCGGGTACGCATTCAGACTCGTATTGATCGCCTTGAAATGGGCAACCCTGGTGACAGCAAGTCTGTCGGGGGTGGAATTGTTGAATTGCGCATCAACTACGGACCTGGCTACAGGGTGTATTACGTTCAACGTGGTGAGGTGCTTGTAGTGCTGCTTTGTGGTGGGGATAAATCCAGCCAGCAGAACGACATAGCGCGTGCCAAAGAAATTTCCAGCGCTCTTGATTTGGAGTGA
- a CDS encoding diguanylate cyclase codes for MLPLTRRVVVSAPDQHRAKAELGAHLLRAVDSFNFYSQLRILDSAGYEIVRINRVEDTNGAQAGAQKSSVRRAGLDVAKVPDAELQFKDETDYFKIAMRLKPGEIYVSEIDLNEENGRIQEPLVTTLRIASPITDAQGSLLGIVVANLDGQRIFNWARALIQGGAPNSIDFSLLNQSGYWLTTDTHRSTWGWLLGQPDQTLARQDPSLWHVLKASDSSVVQVSDGLYLSEAIYPLQAFADAPFQAVTTAPSQSLSQELTRDAQAQRWISLLYLPESVWLGGTLLYQNWVQLLLALLVLFVAFVSWAVAKQRLLRQHMMRVQSDHAKELSDLYENAPCGYQSVDGQGVYVRINDTALEWIGYGRDELVGKMHFSQILVPDPSRPQTPSDQTHLEILKSRGAIVDYPMRMCRKDGSSFPVSLTAKAVYSEQGEFLMTRTTLLDVTQRRLLEDQLREQAFTDPLTGAFNRRNFFLLAEQELRHLPRSGQICALLCLDIDHFKQINDRFGHAAGDLVLKAFAQACQQSVRTGDIVARMGGEELAILLRTATRQDAKEIAERIRMAVENLAIQASERSVNDGGVIRLTVSIGLVCIDPHSEGLDQALSRADELLYEAKRSGRNRVVCEPD; via the coding sequence ATGCTGCCTCTAACGAGACGGGTTGTTGTTTCCGCACCGGATCAGCACAGAGCCAAGGCTGAGCTAGGTGCCCACTTGTTGCGAGCTGTTGATAGCTTTAACTTTTATAGTCAGCTCAGAATTCTTGACTCAGCAGGGTATGAGATTGTTCGCATCAATCGTGTGGAAGACACCAATGGTGCACAGGCTGGTGCCCAAAAGAGTTCTGTCCGTAGAGCAGGTCTTGATGTCGCGAAAGTTCCTGACGCCGAGCTGCAATTCAAAGATGAAACAGACTACTTCAAAATTGCGATGCGCTTGAAGCCTGGCGAGATCTACGTTTCTGAAATCGATCTGAATGAAGAAAACGGTCGCATCCAGGAGCCTTTGGTTACCACCCTCAGAATCGCCTCTCCGATCACCGACGCACAAGGATCACTGCTGGGAATTGTCGTTGCGAATCTGGATGGTCAACGGATCTTTAACTGGGCTAGAGCCCTGATACAGGGTGGCGCACCGAATTCAATCGATTTCTCCTTGTTAAATCAAAGCGGTTACTGGCTAACAACCGACACACACCGGTCAACCTGGGGCTGGCTGCTTGGACAACCGGATCAAACTCTGGCGCGGCAGGACCCATCACTTTGGCATGTGCTTAAAGCATCTGACAGCAGTGTGGTGCAGGTTAGCGACGGTCTTTATCTGTCCGAGGCAATTTATCCCTTGCAGGCATTTGCTGACGCCCCGTTTCAGGCTGTAACAACAGCACCTTCACAGTCACTGTCGCAAGAACTTACGCGTGATGCCCAGGCACAGCGGTGGATTTCACTCCTGTACCTTCCAGAGTCTGTGTGGCTTGGTGGAACTTTGCTTTACCAGAATTGGGTGCAGCTGCTATTGGCCTTGCTCGTTTTATTCGTTGCGTTCGTAAGCTGGGCTGTCGCAAAGCAGCGGCTGTTGCGTCAGCATATGATGCGTGTGCAAAGCGATCACGCGAAAGAACTCTCGGATCTTTACGAGAACGCGCCTTGCGGTTACCAGTCAGTCGATGGGCAAGGGGTCTATGTCCGAATCAACGACACAGCGCTTGAATGGATCGGCTACGGCCGTGACGAGTTGGTCGGGAAAATGCACTTCTCACAGATACTGGTGCCAGATCCTTCGCGCCCACAAACGCCGTCGGATCAAACTCACCTGGAGATACTCAAGTCCAGAGGTGCAATCGTCGACTATCCGATGCGGATGTGTCGCAAGGACGGTTCAAGCTTTCCAGTGTCGCTCACTGCGAAAGCGGTCTACAGCGAGCAGGGTGAGTTTCTCATGACGCGGACAACGCTATTGGATGTGACTCAGCGTCGGTTGTTAGAGGATCAGTTGCGCGAGCAAGCATTCACAGATCCGTTGACTGGTGCCTTCAATCGCAGAAATTTCTTTTTGCTTGCTGAGCAAGAACTGAGGCATTTGCCGCGATCCGGACAGATCTGCGCGTTGCTTTGTCTGGATATTGATCATTTCAAGCAAATCAACGACAGATTTGGACATGCCGCTGGTGACCTTGTGCTCAAGGCGTTTGCTCAGGCGTGCCAGCAATCAGTTCGAACCGGAGATATTGTCGCGAGGATGGGCGGTGAAGAGCTTGCGATCTTGCTTCGGACCGCAACGCGGCAGGACGCAAAAGAGATTGCCGAACGCATCAGGATGGCGGTGGAGAATCTGGCGATTCAGGCAAGTGAAAGATCGGTGAACGACGGTGGTGTTATTCGACTGACAGTGTCGATTGGTCTTGTGTGTATTGATCCGCACTCTGAGGGGCTGGATCAGGCATTGTCTCGCGCAGATGAGCTACTTTATGAAGCCAAGCGATCTGGCCGAAATCGCGTTGTTTGTGAGCCAGATTGA
- a CDS encoding DUF3734 domain-containing protein, with protein sequence MINSRYAKKIQEYPKVALVLQGGGALGSYQAGVYEGLAHAGIHPNWVAGISIGALNCAIIAGNPPEKRVERLHEFWDTICSPPMCPVNWMEGLFGGVRSDADKATANPFASMFSVHSPVASPWASWFDGAAQTMLGSMSAMSSIINGQHGFFKPRVMAPGSGSPDVASFYDTSPIIETLERLADFDRINSGETRVSLGATNVASGNFVYFDSEKIKLTPKHFVASGSLPPGFPATEIDGEFYWDGGCVSNTPLEYVLGSSPRKDTLVFQVDLWSAQGSLPTDIFQVNERLKDIQYSSRTRTVTNVVHLAQQMRKVLIDTVDRIPQEVRDNDPWFDEMVRRMMGARYNVIHLIYQNKSTEGHYKDYQFSHETMRMHWQTGQHDMNETLEYPDCLDMPAEGENFVTFDVHTRKRSSSQFHGRPGSSESRGSGAQTRSAAADHAQVGVSKVDDEENAVEPGSKGGRATRAVKAAAPAKAVRKTAGAKGATTRSATRSAAKKATKSASETEGAKVAKVSSATQAVTDTDVTPSDSRTPPPQAPE encoded by the coding sequence ATGATTAATTCTAGATACGCGAAGAAGATTCAGGAGTACCCCAAAGTTGCCCTGGTGCTTCAAGGAGGTGGTGCACTCGGCTCCTATCAGGCGGGTGTTTATGAAGGACTTGCCCATGCCGGCATTCACCCTAACTGGGTTGCAGGGATTTCAATTGGCGCACTCAATTGCGCGATCATTGCGGGCAATCCCCCGGAGAAACGTGTTGAACGCCTGCATGAATTCTGGGACACCATTTGCAGCCCACCTATGTGTCCGGTCAACTGGATGGAGGGCTTGTTCGGCGGTGTCAGATCCGATGCGGACAAGGCAACCGCCAACCCCTTTGCGAGCATGTTTAGTGTGCACTCCCCGGTGGCGAGCCCTTGGGCCAGCTGGTTTGACGGCGCTGCGCAGACGATGCTTGGTTCTATGTCTGCGATGAGCTCCATCATTAACGGGCAACACGGGTTTTTCAAACCCAGAGTGATGGCGCCGGGTAGCGGATCGCCTGATGTTGCAAGTTTCTACGACACATCTCCGATCATCGAGACACTTGAAAGACTGGCGGATTTTGACCGCATCAATAGCGGCGAGACCAGGGTGTCGCTCGGTGCAACCAATGTTGCGAGTGGCAACTTCGTTTATTTCGATTCCGAAAAGATCAAACTTACTCCCAAACACTTCGTGGCGTCCGGGTCTTTGCCGCCAGGCTTTCCCGCGACAGAAATTGACGGTGAGTTTTACTGGGACGGTGGCTGCGTCTCGAATACGCCGCTGGAGTACGTTCTTGGCAGCTCGCCCCGCAAAGACACGCTGGTATTTCAAGTCGACCTCTGGAGTGCCCAGGGCTCGTTGCCCACGGACATTTTCCAGGTCAATGAGCGGCTCAAGGATATTCAGTACTCAAGTCGTACTCGTACGGTCACCAACGTTGTGCATCTGGCACAGCAGATGCGAAAGGTTCTGATCGATACGGTAGACCGCATCCCGCAAGAAGTGCGTGATAATGACCCCTGGTTTGACGAGATGGTCCGTCGCATGATGGGGGCACGATATAACGTGATTCATCTCATTTATCAGAACAAGTCTACAGAGGGTCACTACAAGGATTACCAGTTCAGTCACGAAACCATGCGTATGCACTGGCAGACCGGTCAGCATGATATGAACGAAACTCTCGAGTACCCGGATTGCCTGGACATGCCTGCAGAAGGTGAGAACTTTGTGACGTTTGACGTTCACACACGCAAGCGCAGCTCGAGTCAGTTTCACGGTAGACCTGGCTCGTCAGAGTCTCGCGGATCAGGAGCTCAGACCCGTAGTGCTGCGGCTGATCATGCGCAAGTTGGTGTGTCGAAGGTGGATGATGAAGAAAATGCGGTCGAACCGGGCTCGAAGGGTGGACGCGCAACACGTGCTGTGAAGGCGGCTGCGCCTGCAAAGGCTGTACGAAAGACAGCGGGTGCAAAAGGCGCCACGACCAGGTCGGCCACTCGGTCAGCTGCAAAGAAGGCTACAAAATCAGCAAGCGAGACCGAGGGCGCCAAGGTAGCAAAGGTGTCTAGTGCAACCCAGGCGGTTACCGATACTGACGTTACGCCTTCAGATAGTCGTACGCCACCTCCCCAAGCCCCAGAGTAA